The proteins below are encoded in one region of Desulfobacterales bacterium:
- a CDS encoding FAD-dependent oxidoreductase: MEPKQVMIMGGGIAGLTAATELAEFGVNVHLVEKTGFMGGYAIGYTCKATDECLQCGACAVEKTLKAVTETPTIQLHPKTTVEAINSDNHKFSATLKTAPRYIDPKKCTNCGLCFTQAPAEGLVLRGYSKNNHPLYVITEEGVQQHRDFFASVCPEGAISVDAAAQSASLSVDAVIVATGFEPFDPNEKPTYRYADYPNVVSGLEMEQIKREHGMILRPTDKQVPEKVAFIQCVGSRDERLGHLWCSRVCCPYALRSARSAKHKSPDMDITIFYMDIQNIGKNFPAFYQVCKSDFRFIRSIPVDIFPEENDRMTLRIFDEAQGAPAMETFDLVVLSTGIMPNSDNQSLSDLLGIELDTDGFFAHAEALNQSITSQNGIFVAGTASGPNTIAGSMAHAGQAAGEVLKYLGVTK, translated from the coding sequence ATGGAACCCAAACAAGTCATGATCATGGGCGGAGGCATCGCCGGCCTGACGGCCGCCACAGAGCTGGCCGAATTCGGTGTGAACGTCCATTTGGTCGAAAAAACCGGCTTTATGGGCGGCTATGCCATCGGTTACACCTGTAAAGCCACGGATGAATGCCTCCAGTGCGGTGCCTGTGCCGTTGAGAAAACCCTGAAGGCCGTCACTGAAACACCGACCATTCAACTGCACCCCAAAACCACGGTTGAAGCGATCAATTCGGACAACCACAAGTTCTCGGCCACCCTTAAAACGGCCCCCCGCTATATCGACCCAAAAAAATGCACCAATTGCGGCCTCTGCTTCACCCAGGCGCCGGCGGAAGGACTGGTGCTGCGGGGATACAGCAAAAACAATCACCCGTTATACGTGATTACGGAAGAAGGCGTTCAGCAGCACCGCGATTTCTTTGCCTCCGTATGCCCCGAAGGGGCGATTTCAGTGGATGCCGCGGCGCAATCGGCATCCCTTAGCGTGGATGCCGTAATCGTGGCCACCGGATTTGAGCCTTTTGATCCGAACGAGAAACCCACCTACCGGTATGCGGATTACCCGAATGTGGTCAGCGGCCTGGAGATGGAGCAGATCAAACGCGAACACGGAATGATTCTCCGCCCCACGGACAAGCAGGTCCCCGAAAAAGTGGCCTTTATCCAATGCGTGGGCAGCCGCGATGAACGGCTGGGGCACTTGTGGTGCTCCCGGGTCTGCTGCCCCTATGCTTTGCGCTCCGCGCGATCGGCTAAACACAAATCACCGGATATGGACATCACCATCTTCTACATGGACATTCAGAATATTGGTAAAAACTTCCCGGCCTTCTACCAGGTCTGTAAGTCGGACTTCCGGTTCATCCGCAGCATTCCGGTGGATATCTTTCCGGAAGAAAACGACCGCATGACGCTTCGGATTTTTGATGAAGCCCAGGGCGCACCAGCCATGGAAACCTTTGACCTGGTGGTGCTGTCTACCGGAATTATGCCGAATTCGGACAATCAAAGCCTCTCAGACCTCTTAGGCATTGAACTGGACACAGATGGATTCTTCGCCCATGCGGAGGCGCTCAACCAATCAATCACTTCACAAAACGGCATTTTTGTTGCCGGCACCGCCAGCGGCCCGAATACCATTGCCGGTTCAATGGCCCATGCCGGCCAGGCGGCGGGGGAAGTGCTGAAATACCTGGGGGTGACCAAATGA
- a CDS encoding methylenetetrahydrofolate reductase: MKSGSKLEKILEAGHFAFTGELGPPRGANIETIRKKAEPLKGVVDSVNITDNQTAVVRMSSWAASLLALQEGLEPNYQMVCRDRNRLAMQADILGAYAMGIRNMLCLSGDHQQFGDHPQCKGVFDIDSMQLIQTVSTMREEGKFLNGQEIDDPPRMFIGAAANPFAEPFEWRVYRLAKKINAGADFIQTQCIYNMEKMREWVKRARDMGLTEKVYILAGITPMKSLGMARYMKSKVPGMDVPDEIINRLKGVEKKKQGKEGIAIACEQIQEFKEMEGISGIHLMAIEWEHRVPEIAEMAGMLPRPEV; this comes from the coding sequence ATGAAATCTGGAAGTAAACTTGAAAAAATACTGGAAGCCGGTCACTTTGCGTTTACCGGAGAGCTGGGCCCCCCGCGCGGGGCCAATATCGAGACCATTCGCAAAAAGGCCGAACCGCTGAAAGGCGTGGTGGATTCCGTCAATATCACGGACAACCAGACCGCCGTGGTCCGGATGTCAAGCTGGGCGGCGAGCCTCCTGGCCCTTCAGGAAGGCCTGGAACCCAACTACCAGATGGTCTGCCGGGACCGAAACCGCCTGGCCATGCAGGCCGATATTCTCGGCGCCTACGCCATGGGCATCCGTAATATGCTCTGCCTGTCCGGCGACCACCAGCAGTTCGGGGATCACCCCCAGTGCAAGGGCGTTTTCGACATTGACTCCATGCAGCTCATTCAAACCGTCTCCACCATGCGGGAGGAGGGAAAGTTCTTAAACGGCCAGGAGATCGATGACCCGCCGCGGATGTTTATCGGCGCAGCCGCCAACCCGTTTGCCGAGCCCTTTGAGTGGCGCGTCTACCGGCTGGCCAAAAAAATCAACGCGGGCGCGGATTTCATCCAGACCCAGTGCATCTATAATATGGAGAAGATGCGCGAATGGGTCAAACGGGCGAGGGATATGGGACTGACCGAAAAGGTCTACATCCTGGCCGGGATTACGCCCATGAAAAGCCTTGGTATGGCCCGATACATGAAGAGCAAGGTGCCGGGCATGGATGTGCCGGATGAAATCATCAACCGGCTCAAAGGCGTGGAAAAGAAAAAACAGGGCAAAGAAGGCATTGCCATCGCCTGCGAGCAGATCCAGGAATTTAAGGAGATGGAAGGGATCTCCGGCATCCACCTGATGGCCATCGAGTGGGAGCACCGCGTGCCCGAAATCGCCGAGATGGCGGGCATGCTGCCAAGACCCGAGGTTTAA
- a CDS encoding methylenetetrahydrofolate reductase C-terminal domain-containing protein — protein MIVAKRKPFDEIKSLIQGYKKILVVGCGTCVAVCLTGGEKEVGVLAAELKLSQKSEPDSAEFGEATVQRQCDREFLDELDNLVPEYDALLSMACGAGIQFLAERFPDTPVFPAVDTTFIGVNQDVGWYEERCKACGSCVLGMTAGICPVTMCAKSLFNGPCGGTNDGSCEIHNDQPCAWQMIYERLARQGRLDKIIEICPANDWRNQKPQTLIQPGYEERHESTK, from the coding sequence ATGATCGTGGCCAAGCGTAAACCATTTGATGAAATTAAAAGCCTGATCCAGGGCTACAAAAAAATCCTTGTCGTGGGATGCGGCACATGTGTGGCGGTATGCCTGACCGGCGGTGAAAAGGAAGTCGGCGTGCTGGCGGCTGAACTGAAACTCAGCCAGAAATCCGAACCCGATTCCGCTGAATTCGGTGAGGCCACTGTCCAGCGCCAGTGCGACCGGGAATTTCTGGATGAACTCGACAATCTCGTGCCGGAATATGACGCCCTCCTGTCCATGGCCTGCGGCGCCGGCATCCAGTTTCTGGCCGAGCGATTTCCGGACACGCCGGTTTTCCCCGCAGTGGACACCACCTTTATCGGCGTCAACCAGGATGTGGGATGGTACGAAGAACGGTGTAAAGCCTGCGGCAGCTGTGTGCTCGGCATGACCGCCGGCATCTGCCCGGTCACCATGTGCGCCAAAAGCCTTTTTAACGGTCCCTGCGGCGGCACCAACGACGGCAGCTGCGAGATCCATAATGACCAGCCCTGTGCCTGGCAGATGATTTATGAACGGCTGGCCAGACAGGGACGACTTGATAAAATCATCGAAATCTGTCCGGCCAACGACTGGCGGAATCAAAAACCCCAGACGCTGATTCAGCCCGGTTACGAGGAGCGCCACGAATCAACAAAATAG
- a CDS encoding GerMN domain-containing protein yields MFFLTALIVFWLCAVGVCQAAGPPLEGGVEQILPEPEDADYPVYLYFVDKGNAHLVSEARNIRNNTDPQAYCRRIVQALINGPDAELVRTIPSDTRLRAVYITSDHTAYVDLGAGVANSHSGGVRTELMTVYSIVNTLILNVSAVDRVKLLIDGQEADTLAGHIDIRFPLNADMLLVR; encoded by the coding sequence ATGTTTTTTTTGACCGCTCTGATCGTTTTCTGGCTATGCGCTGTCGGGGTATGCCAGGCGGCCGGGCCGCCGCTTGAGGGCGGTGTTGAGCAGATTCTGCCTGAGCCCGAGGATGCGGACTATCCGGTTTATCTGTATTTTGTTGACAAGGGCAATGCGCATCTGGTCAGTGAGGCCAGAAATATACGTAACAATACCGATCCGCAGGCTTACTGCCGCCGGATCGTCCAAGCGCTTATAAACGGACCGGACGCTGAACTGGTGCGCACCATCCCGTCGGATACCCGGCTGCGTGCGGTTTATATAACATCCGATCATACCGCTTATGTGGACTTGGGCGCAGGGGTGGCAAACAGCCATTCTGGCGGGGTCCGCACGGAGCTGATGACGGTCTATTCGATTGTTAATACGCTGATATTGAATGTTTCTGCCGTGGACCGCGTGAAGCTGCTCATTGACGGGCAGGAAGCCGATACCCTGGCCGGGCATATCGATATCCGATTTCCATTAAACGCAGATATGTTGTTGGTACGATGA
- the fusA gene encoding elongation factor G, whose product MKPSRKIDKIRNIGIVAHIDAGKTTVTERVLFYSGRSHKIGEVHNGEAVMDWMPDEQERGITITSAVTACRWKDWEIQIIDTPGHVDFTIEVERSLRVLDGAVGVFCAVGGVEPQSETVWHQADKYLVPKIAFINKMDRVGADFFNVVEMITERLNASPLLIQLPVGSEDHFRGVIDLLKMQQMTWETSDPRTPIHTTDIDPEFMESAAAYREKLVEQVAETDDAIMEAFLEEREIPVQELVAAIRRATLNLSLVPVLCGAALRNKGIQPLLDAVIDFLPSPVEAPPIEGIHPDTEEPLSFSAKEKGPLVALIFKVSMFEGRKLSFVRVYSGYLKAGSEVYNPTLKRKEKISRILKMHANKRERLDEAGPGSIVGVVGLKDSGTGQTLCQADEPALLEAIEYYKPVISVSVEPKTHDDQEKLDHTLSKLMDEDPTLHVKQDEDTGQTILSGMGELHLDIVISRMKREYNTNVNVGKPQVVYRETMAREAAGSAEFDREIAGARHYAQVQLTVKPLSRGSGTAFRSKVSDAQIPDIYIPAVSQGVHDAMEYGELMGYPVVDVEVVLTGGSFKEHLSSELAYKVCATMACREAFSNGEPYLLEPIMDTEVFVPEDFMGEVIGDLNARGGKIDSISAKGEIQVISASVPLSRMFGYSTALRSASQGRGNFTMKFSHFDKV is encoded by the coding sequence ATGAAACCAAGCAGAAAAATTGATAAAATTCGAAACATTGGCATTGTCGCCCATATTGATGCGGGCAAGACAACCGTGACCGAGCGGGTGCTTTTCTACAGCGGCCGTTCGCACAAAATCGGCGAGGTCCACAACGGGGAAGCGGTTATGGACTGGATGCCGGATGAGCAGGAACGGGGCATCACCATCACGTCCGCGGTGACCGCCTGCCGCTGGAAGGACTGGGAGATTCAGATTATTGATACGCCCGGGCATGTCGACTTTACCATTGAGGTGGAGCGCTCCCTGCGGGTCCTTGACGGCGCGGTCGGCGTGTTCTGCGCGGTCGGCGGGGTGGAGCCCCAGTCCGAAACCGTGTGGCACCAGGCGGATAAGTATCTGGTGCCGAAAATCGCCTTTATTAACAAGATGGACCGGGTGGGTGCGGATTTTTTCAATGTGGTGGAGATGATAACGGAGCGGTTAAATGCCAGCCCGCTACTGATCCAGCTGCCGGTGGGCAGTGAGGACCATTTCCGGGGGGTAATCGATCTGTTGAAGATGCAGCAGATGACCTGGGAGACCAGTGACCCCAGGACCCCGATTCATACCACGGATATTGACCCGGAGTTCATGGAGTCGGCCGCGGCGTACCGGGAAAAATTGGTCGAGCAGGTGGCTGAAACCGATGACGCCATTATGGAGGCATTTCTCGAGGAGCGGGAAATTCCCGTGCAGGAGCTTGTTGCCGCCATCCGCCGCGCCACCCTGAATCTTTCCCTGGTCCCGGTGTTGTGCGGGGCCGCGTTGCGCAACAAGGGCATTCAGCCGCTTTTGGATGCGGTCATCGACTTTTTGCCAAGCCCGGTGGAGGCGCCTCCCATCGAGGGCATCCATCCGGACACCGAGGAACCCCTCTCGTTTTCCGCCAAAGAGAAGGGACCGCTGGTGGCGCTTATTTTCAAGGTCTCGATGTTTGAGGGCCGCAAACTTTCCTTTGTCCGGGTCTACAGCGGTTATCTGAAGGCGGGCAGCGAGGTTTACAACCCCACCCTTAAACGCAAAGAGAAAATCTCCCGAATTTTAAAGATGCATGCCAACAAGCGGGAGCGGCTGGATGAAGCCGGTCCGGGCAGTATCGTCGGCGTGGTGGGCCTGAAAGATTCCGGCACCGGCCAGACCCTCTGCCAGGCGGATGAGCCGGCGCTGCTGGAGGCCATCGAGTATTACAAGCCGGTGATCTCCGTCTCCGTGGAACCCAAGACCCACGATGACCAGGAGAAGCTCGATCACACGCTTTCCAAGTTAATGGATGAGGACCCCACCCTTCATGTCAAGCAGGACGAGGATACCGGCCAGACCATATTGTCCGGCATGGGCGAACTCCACCTGGATATTGTCATCAGCCGGATGAAGCGGGAGTACAACACCAATGTGAATGTGGGCAAACCCCAGGTGGTATACCGGGAAACCATGGCGCGGGAGGCGGCCGGATCCGCGGAGTTCGACCGGGAAATCGCCGGCGCCCGGCATTATGCCCAAGTGCAGCTCACCGTAAAACCCCTTTCCCGGGGCAGCGGGACGGCGTTTCGCTCCAAGGTCTCAGATGCGCAAATACCGGATATCTACATTCCCGCGGTTTCCCAGGGCGTCCACGATGCCATGGAATACGGTGAGCTGATGGGGTATCCGGTGGTTGACGTGGAGGTGGTCTTAACCGGCGGGAGTTTCAAGGAACATTTGTCGTCGGAATTGGCGTATAAGGTGTGCGCGACCATGGCCTGCCGGGAGGCCTTCAGCAATGGAGAGCCCTATCTGCTGGAGCCCATCATGGACACCGAAGTATTCGTGCCGGAGGATTTTATGGGCGAGGTGATCGGGGATTTAAACGCCCGGGGCGGCAAAATTGACTCGATTTCCGCCAAAGGCGAGATTCAGGTCATCTCCGCCAGTGTGCCGCTTTCCAGGATGTTCGGCTACTCCACCGCCCTCCGATCCGCCTCCCAGGGCCGCGGCAATTTTACCATGAAGTTCTCGCATTTTGATAAGGTGTAA
- a CDS encoding M48 family metalloprotease, with product MIKFRQPIAIGIAIAFFITVSMPAGVSAITVQEENELAREFLQAVNQQYKIIKDPAIADYINKIGRRVVAELPQQPFTYHFYVIEQDTYNAFAGPAGHIFVFSGLFEALDHEGELAALLAHEIAHASCRHISEMIESSKKTSLGTLAGVVAGILVGLGGASAVGSAITIGSMAAGESAALAYTREKEMQADQIGREYLQKAGYDLHSMLSLLKTIRSQEWFGTDQIPTYLRTHPATEDRLTYLNNTLSNKPAPPPKNTYEFKRARIRVSALYGNPRESLRQFQHSVKTQPEDPMAHYGYGLALERNGNPRAAAEHLETAYHAYASDPYMTEDLGRVYFLNGDYEKALEFLKKAAQEVKNGPDSRLYLGRTQLAMGRTEAATDTFSRLADAHPDYLPALYYLGKSYSEQDDPGNAHYYLGLYHMGKKDPKNAAFHFKQALKTITDPEKVKKIKGLLDKL from the coding sequence ATGATAAAATTTCGCCAACCGATTGCGATTGGCATTGCCATCGCGTTTTTCATCACCGTTTCAATGCCCGCCGGAGTTTCCGCCATCACCGTGCAGGAGGAAAATGAACTGGCCAGGGAATTCCTTCAGGCGGTTAACCAGCAGTATAAAATCATCAAAGACCCGGCCATTGCCGACTATATCAACAAGATCGGCCGGCGCGTGGTGGCCGAGCTTCCGCAGCAGCCGTTTACCTATCACTTCTATGTGATCGAGCAGGACACCTATAACGCCTTTGCCGGCCCGGCCGGGCATATCTTCGTATTCAGCGGCCTGTTTGAAGCCCTGGACCACGAGGGCGAGCTTGCCGCGCTCCTGGCCCATGAAATTGCCCATGCTTCCTGCCGGCATATTTCGGAGATGATCGAATCCTCCAAAAAGACCAGCCTGGGTACGCTGGCGGGCGTTGTGGCAGGCATCCTGGTGGGGCTTGGGGGGGCTTCCGCCGTGGGCAGCGCCATCACCATCGGCTCCATGGCAGCCGGCGAATCCGCCGCCCTTGCCTACACCCGGGAAAAAGAAATGCAGGCGGACCAAATCGGCCGCGAGTATCTTCAAAAAGCGGGCTATGATCTGCACAGCATGCTCTCCCTGCTGAAAACCATCCGCTCCCAGGAATGGTTCGGCACGGATCAGATCCCCACCTACCTGCGGACCCACCCGGCCACGGAGGACCGGCTGACCTATCTGAACAACACTTTGTCAAACAAGCCGGCCCCGCCGCCAAAGAACACTTATGAATTCAAACGCGCCCGCATCCGGGTCTCCGCCCTTTACGGCAATCCGCGGGAGTCCCTGCGGCAATTCCAGCATTCGGTCAAAACCCAGCCGGAGGATCCCATGGCCCATTACGGCTACGGCCTGGCCCTTGAGCGAAACGGCAACCCCAGGGCGGCGGCGGAGCATCTGGAAACTGCCTACCATGCCTATGCCAGTGACCCCTATATGACGGAAGACTTGGGCAGGGTTTACTTTTTAAACGGTGACTATGAAAAGGCGCTGGAATTTCTTAAAAAAGCCGCCCAAGAGGTAAAAAACGGGCCGGACAGCCGGCTGTATCTCGGCCGGACCCAGCTGGCCATGGGCCGGACGGAAGCTGCCACGGACACCTTTTCCCGCCTGGCCGACGCGCACCCGGATTATCTGCCGGCGCTCTATTACTTGGGCAAAAGCTACTCGGAACAGGATGATCCGGGCAATGCCCATTATTATTTAGGCCTCTACCATATGGGCAAAAAGGACCCGAAAAATGCCGCCTTCCATTTCAAACAGGCGCTGAAAACCATCACCGATCCGGAGAAAGTCAAAAAGATCAAAGGCTTATTGGATAAATTGTAA
- a CDS encoding AAA family ATPase: MTHIICIANQKGGVGKTTTAINLSAALAVAGARTLLVDCDPQANATTGMGIDKASIDRNLYQGVIGQSEVSDIIVDTDVKGLSMIPSRVELIGFEVEMMADDHREKVLRSLLSRCADGYDYIILDCPPSLSLLTLNAMVASDSVLIPLQSEFYALEGLGQLLQTIKRIKQGMNPALKIEGILLTMFDRRTNLARQVAENAETYFKDMVFKTRIPRTVRLGEAPSYGKPIIFYDPASPGSESYKALAAEIMNGHKSGK, translated from the coding sequence ATGACACATATTATCTGTATCGCAAATCAAAAAGGGGGGGTCGGTAAAACCACCACGGCGATCAACCTCTCCGCCGCACTGGCTGTAGCCGGGGCCAGGACCCTGCTTGTGGACTGTGATCCCCAGGCCAATGCCACCACCGGTATGGGCATCGACAAGGCCTCCATCGACCGGAACCTCTACCAAGGGGTGATCGGTCAGTCCGAGGTCTCAGACATTATTGTCGATACCGATGTAAAGGGCCTTTCCATGATTCCCTCCCGGGTGGAGTTGATCGGGTTTGAGGTTGAAATGATGGCGGATGACCATCGGGAAAAGGTGCTGCGTTCCCTTTTGTCGCGCTGTGCCGACGGATATGATTATATCATTCTGGATTGTCCGCCCTCCTTGAGCCTTTTGACCCTGAACGCCATGGTTGCCTCAGATTCGGTGCTCATTCCGCTGCAGAGCGAGTTCTATGCACTGGAAGGGCTTGGCCAGCTGCTCCAGACCATCAAGCGGATCAAACAGGGAATGAACCCAGCCTTGAAAATCGAAGGCATCCTTCTGACCATGTTTGACCGACGGACCAATCTGGCCAGACAGGTGGCGGAGAACGCGGAAACCTATTTCAAGGACATGGTGTTTAAAACCCGCATTCCGCGAACGGTTCGGCTGGGGGAGGCGCCCAGCTACGGTAAACCGATTATTTTTTATGATCCCGCATCACCCGGATCTGAAAGCTATAAAGCGCTGGCCGCAGAGATCATGAACGGCCATAAAAGCGGCAAATAA
- a CDS encoding ParB/RepB/Spo0J family partition protein: MPKGKTEAEDNAGKRKKSRQSGLGKGLDALFPDIGDADDQAPVSYFECDIDSIHPNPYQPRREFAEKEMADLAESIGTQGVLQPLLVRESKGGYELIAGERRLRAARMAGVYKVPVVLKDISNAGLIEISIIENIQRENLNPMEEAEAYQRLMTEFELTQENIAERVGKSRSAIANFLRINHLPDEIKAAIRGGKLSMGHARTLLGAENAAIQRKAFKLVLSRDLSVRETEKLIHRLNAQAQPKPEPSKRPEDIYFSSLEEDLSHRFGTKVQIRRRGQKGRVEIEFYSNEDLDRLLNLLKTE, translated from the coding sequence ATGCCGAAGGGAAAAACAGAGGCGGAGGATAACGCCGGAAAGCGCAAAAAAAGCCGCCAGAGCGGACTGGGCAAAGGATTGGATGCCCTTTTTCCGGATATTGGCGATGCAGATGACCAGGCACCGGTCAGTTATTTTGAATGCGATATCGACAGCATTCATCCGAATCCCTATCAGCCGCGCCGGGAATTTGCGGAAAAGGAAATGGCGGATCTGGCTGAATCCATCGGGACCCAAGGCGTTCTGCAGCCGCTTTTGGTCAGGGAATCAAAAGGGGGCTATGAGTTGATCGCCGGCGAACGCCGGCTGCGGGCGGCGCGCATGGCGGGCGTATACAAGGTGCCCGTTGTTTTAAAAGACATCAGCAACGCCGGATTGATCGAGATTTCCATCATTGAAAATATCCAGCGGGAAAACCTAAACCCCATGGAAGAGGCTGAGGCATATCAGCGGCTGATGACCGAATTTGAGCTTACCCAGGAAAATATCGCGGAGCGGGTGGGCAAAAGCCGGTCAGCAATCGCCAACTTTCTGCGCATCAACCATCTGCCGGATGAAATCAAGGCGGCGATCCGCGGGGGAAAGCTCTCCATGGGCCATGCCCGGACGCTTCTGGGGGCGGAAAATGCCGCCATCCAGCGCAAGGCCTTTAAGCTGGTGCTGTCCAGGGATCTTTCGGTCCGGGAGACCGAAAAGCTGATTCACCGGTTAAACGCCCAGGCCCAGCCCAAGCCGGAGCCCTCCAAGCGCCCCGAGGATATCTATTTTTCAAGTCTTGAAGAGGACTTGTCGCACCGCTTCGGCACCAAGGTCCAGATCCGCCGGCGGGGCCAGAAGGGCCGGGTGGAGATTGAATTCTACAGTAATGAAGACCTGGACCGGCTTCTGAATCTGCTTAAAACCGAGTAA
- a CDS encoding NYN domain-containing protein, with amino-acid sequence MALHIIVDGYNLIRQSRAMGPMDQEDLELGRQTLLERLAAYKRMKGHQITVVFDGAAQYSVFDRTDREKGINVRFSRHGESADAVIKRMAKREGQKALVVSSDREVTGFSESNGAAVIDSLEFEQKLEMAEYMNVKGLSPEAEEDAGGRLDTRKKGPGKKPPKQKRKHQRKIRKL; translated from the coding sequence ATGGCACTTCATATCATCGTCGACGGTTATAATCTGATTCGGCAATCCCGCGCGATGGGCCCGATGGATCAAGAGGATCTGGAACTCGGCCGCCAGACGCTTTTGGAACGGCTGGCGGCGTATAAACGGATGAAGGGGCATCAGATCACCGTGGTGTTTGACGGGGCGGCCCAGTATTCGGTATTTGATCGGACGGACCGGGAAAAGGGCATTAATGTTAGATTCTCCCGGCACGGGGAGTCAGCGGATGCCGTGATCAAGCGCATGGCAAAGCGGGAGGGACAAAAAGCCCTGGTGGTGAGCTCGGACCGGGAAGTCACCGGGTTCTCCGAATCCAACGGGGCAGCCGTTATTGACTCTCTGGAGTTTGAACAGAAGCTGGAGATGGCGGAATATATGAACGTAAAGGGGCTTTCCCCGGAAGCGGAAGAGGATGCCGGAGGCAGGCTGGATACCCGCAAAAAGGGGCCGGGCAAGAAGCCGCCCAAGCAGAAGCGGAAGCATCAGCGTAAGATCCGCAAATTATGA
- a CDS encoding DUF3842 family protein, giving the protein MVKICIIDGQGGGIGATVIKRLRDFFEEQVDIIALGTNAIATAQMLKARANRGASGENAIVQTVSRVDMIIGPVGIIMANAMMGEVTPRMAEAVASSAAKKYLIPLSQENAEIIGTASIPLPHLIEELIEIYLKPALAR; this is encoded by the coding sequence ATGGTTAAAATCTGCATTATTGACGGTCAGGGCGGGGGCATCGGGGCAACGGTCATCAAGCGCCTGCGGGATTTTTTTGAGGAGCAGGTCGATATCATTGCGTTAGGCACCAATGCCATTGCCACGGCCCAGATGCTCAAAGCCCGTGCCAACCGGGGGGCATCCGGGGAAAACGCGATTGTCCAGACGGTCTCCCGGGTGGATATGATCATCGGGCCGGTGGGCATTATCATGGCCAATGCCATGATGGGCGAGGTGACACCCCGGATGGCTGAGGCGGTGGCCTCAAGTGCGGCCAAAAAATATCTGATCCCCTTGTCCCAGGAAAATGCGGAGATCATCGGAACCGCATCGATTCCGCTGCCCCACCTGATCGAGGAACTGATTGAAATTTATTTAAAACCGGCATTAGCCCGGTAG
- a CDS encoding CooT family nickel-binding protein → MCEASAYMIDGDQQELIMEAVDTVEPEEGGYRLINIFGEQKFVRAAIYSLALVDHKIFFKKTPQ, encoded by the coding sequence ATGTGCGAAGCCAGTGCATACATGATCGATGGCGACCAGCAGGAGCTGATCATGGAAGCCGTAGATACCGTTGAACCCGAAGAGGGCGGTTACCGGTTAATCAATATTTTCGGTGAACAAAAATTCGTCAGGGCCGCAATTTACTCTCTGGCCCTGGTGGATCATAAGATTTTTTTCAAAAAAACGCCCCAGTAG